In Gossypium raimondii isolate GPD5lz chromosome 12, ASM2569854v1, whole genome shotgun sequence, a single window of DNA contains:
- the LOC105785092 gene encoding pentatricopeptide repeat-containing protein At4g19440, chloroplastic: MIPFPYSVSPLSFANLYPQTLLAMDVRRLAAVIKPIYIYTPITRPLTCATSSSPIPSPAAPQIDPQRQPPSPLPVNQSLLDTLSSILSKPSLDSSKSKQLLPLLSPSDFDRFFIALSPRADPKTTLNFFHLASRSFNFRFTLRSYCILILLLLLSNNSSAARLLLIRLIDGKLPLFSPNNPPTVNHIQIAIALADLNTSFKGVAGVDLLLHLYCTQFKNVGFTYAIDVFFTLAYKGIFPSTKTCNFFLNSLLKANEVRKTYQVFETLSRFVSLDVYLCTTMINGFCKGGRIQDAMALFSRMENLGISPNVVTYNNIIHGLCKSGRLDEAFQIKQNMTKQGVDPSLITYSVLINGLIKLDKFEEANSVLKEMSDKGFAPNEFVYNTLIAGYCKMENIDEALRIKHQMLSNGMKPNSVTFNLLMHGFCRVGQMEHAEHLLGEMLSRGLFINIGTFSSVIRWLCLQSRFDSALHFTKEMLLRNLRPNDGLMTMLVGGLCKERKHYEAIELWYRLFEKGFPANIITSNALIHGLCEAGKVQEVIRLLKEMLQRGLIFDRVSYNTLILGCCKEGKVEEAFRLKEEMFKRGIQPDIYTYNLLILGISNMGKMEDAVKVWDESKSHGLISNVYTYAILIDGFCNVDQIEEGQNLLDEVVTTKLELNAVIYNTLIRAYCKKGNMKMAFQLCDDMKSKGILPTIGTYSSLIHGMCNIGLPDDAKRLLVEMRGLGLLPNVVCYTALIGGYSKLGQMDTVASLIQEMSSYDIQPNKVTYTIMINGYCKLGKLNEAAKLLTEMIKRGIAPDAVTYNAFMNGICKEGRVNDAFRVCDNMNSEGLALDDITYTTLIHECP, from the coding sequence ATGATCCCATTTCCATATTCAGTTTCACCATTATCATTCGCCAATCTTTATCCCCAAACGTTGTTAGCAATGGATGTGAGGAGACTGGCGGCTGTCATTAAACCCATCTATATCTACACCCCAATCACACGCCCCTTGACCTGCGCGACTTCCTCGTCTCCTATTCCTTCTCCAGCTGCCCCACAAATCGATCCTCAACGGCAGCCTCCTTCTCCGCTTCCCGTGAACCAGAGTTTGCTCGATACTCTATCTTCTATTCTCTCTAAGCCTTCCCTTGATTCTTCCAAATCCAAACAGCTCCTTCCTCTTTTATCCCCTTCCGATTTTGATCGATTTTTCATCGCTCTTTCGCCTCGTGCCGATCCCAAAACCACTCTTAACTTTTTTCACCTTGCTTCCCGTTCTTTTAACTTCCGTTTTACGCTTCGATCCTACTGTATTTTGAttcttttgcttcttctttcAAATAATTCTTCCGCTGCTAGGTTGCTTTTGATTCGTTTGATTGATGGGAAGCTGCCACTTTTCTCTCCTAACAATCCTCCTACCGTTAATCACATTCAGATTGCTATTGCATTGGCGGATTTGAATACCTCTTTTAAGGGGGTTGCGGGGGTTGATTTGTTGCTGCATCTCTATTGCACCCAGTTCAAGAATGTGGGTTTTACTTACGCTATTGATGTCTTTTTCACACTGGCCTACAAGGGTATATTTCCTTCTACCAAGACTTGcaattttttcttgaattctTTACTTAAGGCTAATGAAGTGCGAAAGACGTACCAAGTATTTGAAACTTTGTCTCGTTTTGTCTCCCTTGATGTCTACTTGTGTACTACAATGATTAATGGATTTTGCAAGGGTGGGAGAATTCAGGATGCCATGGCTCTGTTCTCTAGAATGGAAAACTTGGGTATCTCTCCAAATGTAGttacttataataatattatccacGGATTATGCAAGAGTGGCAGACTGGATGAAGCATTTCAGATTAAGCAAAACATGACAAAACAGGGTGTTGACCCCAGCCTCATTACATATAGTGTTCTTATCAATGGTTtgattaaattggataaatttgagGAAGCCAATTCAGTTTTGAAGGAAATGTCTGATAAGGGCTTTGCCCCAAATGAGTTTGTATATAATACATTAATTGCTGGCTACtgcaaaatggaaaatattgatgAGGCACTTAGGATAAAGCATCAAATGTTATCCAATGGGATGAAGCCCAACTCTGTCACATTCAATTTGCTTATGCATGGATTTTGCAGGGTTGGCCAAATGGAGCATGCTGAGCATCTTTTAGGGGAAATGTTGTCTAGAGGGTTATTTATAAACATTGGCACATTTAGTTCTGTAATTCGATGGTTATGCTTGCAGTCTAGGTTTGATTCTGCTCTACATTTTACGAAAGAAATGTTGTTGAGAAATTTAAGGCCCAATGACGGGTTGATGACAATGTTGGTTGGCGGACTTTGCAAGGAACGAAAGCATTATGAAGCCATTGAACTTTGGTATAGGCTATTCGAAAAAGGATTTCCTGCTAACATTATAACGTCCAATGCTTTAATTCATGGTTTATGTGAAGCAGGTAAGGTACAAGAGGTTATTAGGCTTCTAAAGGAGATGTTGCAGAGGGGTTTGATATTTGATAGGGTCTCATACAATACACTCATTTTGGGATGTTGCAAAGAGGGGAAAGTGGAAGAAGCTTTTAGATTAAAGGAAGAAATGTTTAAGCGTGGAATTCAGCCTGATATTTACACTTACAATTTGCTTATACTTGGCATTTCGAATATGGGGAAAATGGAAGATGCTGTCAAGGTTTGGGATGAAAGCAAAAGCCATGGTCTGATTTCCAATGTTTATACGTATGCCATCTTGATAGATGGATTCTGTAATGTTGATCAAATTGAAGAGGGTCAAAACTTGTTGGATGAAGTGGTTACTACCAAACTGGAGCTCAACGCTGTTATTTACAACACTCTGATTAGAGCTTACTGTAAAAAAGGGAATATGAAGATGGCCTTTCAACTTTGTGATGACATGAAAAGCAAGGGCATCCTACCAACTATTGGCACATATTCTTCTCTAATACATGGAATGTGCAACATAGGTCTTCCTGACGATGCAAAGCGACTTCTTGTGGAAATGAGAGGTCTGGGCTTGTTGCCAAATGTTGTCTGTTATACAGCACTAATTGGAGGTTATTCTAAGTTAGGCCAGATGGATACAGTTGCGAGTCTTATACAAGAAATGTCTTCGTATGATATACAACCAAATAAAGTTACCTATACCATTATGATCAATGGATACTGCAAATTGGGTAAACTGAATGAGGCAGCAAAACTTCTCACAGAGATGATTAAACGTGGAATTGCCCCTGATGCCGTTACTTATAATGCCTTCATGAACGGGATATGTAAAGAAGGGAGGGTGAATGATGCTTTTAGAGTATGTGATAATATGAATAGTGAAGGATTGGCATTAGATGATATTACCTATACGACTTTGATCCATGAGTGTCCCTGA
- the LOC105764918 gene encoding coniferyl alcohol acyltransferase yields the protein MEENPKERKMSVILRKKCIVKAMNEYLSPERHHKLTLSNLDLLSGRFPVTYLYLYYHSRSDRGSINISNNVFESLKTSLAKTLSYYYPFAGRIVEDPQTSQTLIICDNNGALLVEAVANIPLIHLDFYNLNQTLEGILVSCLNPDEFPFPVQVQVTYYTCGGVSITFTFDHALGDATAFGNFLSSWSQLARDMPLSCIPDLDLGRSLPPRLPPTYHPYFNHVFVKCTLEDIRNIPKTGILLKRLYFVDASSINHLQTLASADSNKRTKIEAFSAYVWKIMATSIDESHANCKMGWLVDGRGRLSHSSMSNYIGNVLSVAIEEASIVEIKQGSISAIANNVHRAISKVTNEAHFQDLIDWIECHKPGLMLPRFVLGREGPALVISSGRRFPVAELDFGFGSPVLGTVSSTIENSGVGYMNQRPSARGDGSWVISAILWPQLAAALEYDSVLQPLCASHLQKS from the coding sequence ATGGAGGAGAatccaaaagaaagaaaaatgtcaGTAATACTGAGGAAAAAGTGCATTGTTAAAGCTATGAATGAATATCTCTCACCAGAGCGTCACCATAAGCTTACACTTTCAAACCTTGATCTTCTTTCCGGCCGCTTCCCAGTGACATACTTGTACTTATATTATCACAGCAGATCAGACAGAGGTTCGATCAATATTAGTAATAATGTGTTTGAGTCACTCAAGACTTCACTCGCCAAAACTCTGAGTTACTACTATCCTTTTGCTGGTCGAATAGTAGAAGACCCGCAAACAAGCCAGACTCTAATCATATGTGACAACAACGGTGCCCTGCTAGTGGAGGCAGTGGCCAATATCCCTTTGATCCACCTGGATTTCTACAATTTAAACCAGACCCTTGAAGGGATACTGGTCTCGTGCCTGAACCCCGACGAGTTTCCTTTTCCTGTGCAGGTTCAAGTAACATATTACACTTGTGGCGGGGTGTCCATTACTTTTACCTTCGACCATGCTCTAGGTGATGCCACTGCTTTTGGCAACTTTCTCTCCTCGTGGTCCCAACTAGCTCGTGACATGCCTCTCTCTTGCATACCGGATCTTGATCTCGGGAGAAGCCTTCCACCGCGCCTCCCTCCTACGTATCACCCTTATTTCAATCATGTTTTTGTCAAGTGCACGCTTGAAGATATTAGAAACATACCTAAAACCGGCATCTTGCTCAAGCGCCTTTACTTTGTTGACGCCTCGAGCATCAATCACCTGCAAACTCTTGCATCTGCCGACAGTAACAAGAGAACGAAAATCGAGGCTTTCTCTGCCTATGTTTGGAAGATTATGGCAACAAGCATTGATGAAAGCCACGCTAACTGCAAGATGGGTTGGTTAGTTGATGGACGTGGTAGACTAAGTCATAGCTCCATGTCAAATTACATTGGTAACGTATTATCTGTGGCTATTGAAGAGGCAAGCATTGTAGAAATAAAGCAGGGCTCCATATCGGCAATTGCCAACAATGTTCATAGGGCTATATCCAAGGTAACTAATGAAGCTCATTTCCAGGATTTGATTGATTGGATTGAGTGCCACAAACCTGGATTGATGCTCCCAAGATTTGTCCTAGGTCGGGAAGGGCCTGCCCTTGTTATTTCATCCGGACGAAGATTTCCGGTTGCTGAATTGGACTTCGGGTTTGGTAGTCCCGTGCTCGGAACAGTCTCCTCCACAATTGAAAACAGTGGAGTTGGTTACATGAACCAGAGGCCAAGTGCTAGGGGTGATGGCTCATGGGTCATTTCCGCTATCTTATGGCCACAACTTGCTGCAGCATTGGAGTATGATTCAGTTTTACAaccactgtgtgcctcacatcttcaaaaatcataa
- the LOC128035525 gene encoding carbon catabolite repressor protein 4 homolog 4-like encodes MEDLGYSSNMFREVDRSLMDVEYFIRKTELLLEETIEYNDLVPLDKQNAPLTDRWGWSKELESPEHRGDPNDPCGRLKRDCVGIMAAFKLKQPFHHAVAHLYWDPRLADVKLAQAEYLLARLAQFKTLVTDRFECTPSLILTGDFNSTPGQGFSVSYFCLMPVSILQLPELDSGALSNYSHPSDHLPIGAKFEITKDQMFILRNERKSVYQKN; translated from the exons ATGGAGGACCTTGGGTATTCTAGTAATATGTTTAGAGAAGTGGACAGAAGCCTGATGGATGTGgaatattttataagaaaaactG AATTGCTCTTAGAGGAAACAATAGAATACAATGATCTTGTACCCTTAGACAAGCAGAATGCACCACTGACCGACAGATGGGGATGGTCCAAAGAATTAGAAAG TCCAGAGCATCGCGGGGACCCCAATGATCCATGTGGAAGATTGAAAAGAGATTGTGTAGGAATTATGGCTGCCTTTAAACTCAAGCAACCTTTTCATCACGCCGTTGCCCATCTTTATTG GGATCCAAGATTGGCTGATGTTAAGCTTGCCCAAGCCGAGTATCTTTTAGCACGCTTAGCTCAGTTTAAGACACTTGTAACAGACAGATTTGAATGTACTCCTTCATTAATTTTGACTGGTGACTTCAACTCAACTCCTGGACAAG GTTTTTCAGTATCTTATTTCTG CCTAATGCCTGTCAGCATTCTCCAACTTCCAGAGTTGGATTCTGGTGCATTGTCAAACTATAGCCACCCAAGTGATCATCTGCCAATAGGTGCTAAATTTGAAATTACCAAAGACCAAATGTTCATACTGAGAAATGAACGAAAATCTGTTTACCAGAAAAACTGA
- the LOC105764920 gene encoding carbon catabolite repressor protein 4 homolog 4 has translation MVIIGRTTTLALIIPRLPLLCTISCSPRLSVSSKLRMSTSASTNTGGSGKSALVIREFVSVEGGVGNARDEADAIRFRLVSYNILAQVYVKSSLFPHSPSPCLRWKARSQVILTLLKDLGADFYSLQEVDEFDSFYKTSMEDLGYSSIYVQRSGQKRDGCGIFYKKNCAELLLEETIEYNDLVPSLHDEAYLSPDKQNAPLTNRNNGDSSKQDFSEKFSILSVKSSPENRGDPNDPRVRLKRDCVGIMAAFKLKHPFHHVVILANTHLYWDPEWADVKLVQAKYLLARLAQFKTLVTDRFECTPSLILTGDFNSTPGDKVYQYLISGNSTSSDRCLEELPLPLCSVYASTRGEPPFTNCTPDFTDTLDYIFFSPSDCLKPVSILQLPELDSPDVAGALPNYSHPSDHLPIGAEFEIAKD, from the exons ATGGTGATCATCGGGAGGACCACAACTCTAGCTTTAATCATCCCTCGCTTACCCCTTCTTTGTACCATATCCTGCAGTCCTCGTCTCAG tgTTAGTAGCAAGTTGAGAATGAGTACGAGCGCAAGCACTAACACGGGAGGAAGCGGCAAGTCAGCACTTGTAATTCGGGAATTTGTTAGTGTAGAAGGCGGCGTTGGCAATGCCAGAGACGAAGCTGATGCTATCAGATTCCGTCTTGTATCATACAACATTTTAGCTCAG GTATACGTCAAGAGCTCTCTGTTTCCACATTCTCCGTCTCCCTGTCTTCG ATGGAAGGCTCGCTCACAGGTAATTTTAACTCTTCTTAAAGACCTTGGAGCAGACTTTTATTCCCTTCAG GAAGTAGATGAGTTTGATTCCTTTTACAAAACAAGTATGGAGGACCTTGGGTATTCCAGTATATATGTTCAGAGAAGTGGACAGAAGCGTGATGGATGTGgaatattttataagaaaaactG TGCAGAATTGCTTTTAGAGGAAACAATAGAATACAATGATCTTGTACCCTCGTTACATGATGAAGCCTACTTATCTCCAGACAAGCAGAATGCACCACTGACCAACAGAAATAATGGGGATAGTTCAAAGCAAG ATTTTTCAGAAAAGTTCTCAATTTTGTCAGTAAAAAGTAGTCCAGAGAATCGTGGAGATCCCAATGATCCACGTGTAAGATTAAAGAGAGATTGTGTAGGAATTATGGCTGCCTTTAAACTCAAGCATCCTTTTCATCATGTTGTTATTTTGGCAAACACTCATCTTTATTG gGATCCAGAATGGGCTGATGTTAAGCTTGTCCAAGCCAAGTATCTTTTAGCGCGCTTAGCTCAGTTTAAAACACTTGTAACAGACAGATTTGAATGTACTCCTTCGTTAATTTTGACTGGTGACTTCAATTCAACCCCTGGAGACAAG GTTTATCAGTATCTTATTTCTGGTAACTCTACATCATCTGATAGATGTTTGGAAGAACTTCCTCTTCCCTTGTGCAGTGTTTATGCTTCGACAAGAGGAGAACCACCATTTACGAATTGCACCCCTGATTTTACTGATACACTTGactatattttcttttccccATCTGACTGCCTAAAGCCTGTCAGCATTCTCCAACTTCCAGAGTTGGATTCACCTGATGTTGCTGGTGCATTGCCAAACTATAGCCACCCAAGTGATCATCTGCCAATAGGTGCTGAATTTGAAATTGCCAAAGACTAA